The following proteins are encoded in a genomic region of Planctomycetaceae bacterium:
- a CDS encoding Uma2 family endonuclease has product MSTAAEFVPRYTVEDYQLWEGDWELWDGIAVAMTPSPFGRHAKLLAQLARTLGNAIEAAQCSATVLVELDWLVSRTTVLRPDLTVVCGDAPERHVEEPPALVAEILSATTRERDLSMKKEIYRQQAVSWYLIVDPDASTIAAYRLNEGGRFEEVADREPIVIDLCENCRIEFSESQLFR; this is encoded by the coding sequence ATGAGTACAGCTGCTGAGTTTGTTCCCCGATACACAGTTGAAGACTACCAGCTGTGGGAAGGCGACTGGGAACTGTGGGACGGAATTGCTGTCGCGATGACACCCAGTCCGTTCGGCAGACACGCGAAGCTGCTGGCGCAGCTGGCGCGGACGCTGGGCAATGCCATCGAAGCCGCTCAGTGCAGCGCCACCGTATTGGTCGAACTCGACTGGCTCGTCTCCAGGACGACAGTTTTGCGACCGGATCTGACCGTTGTTTGCGGCGATGCGCCCGAGCGGCACGTTGAAGAACCTCCGGCGCTGGTCGCTGAAATCCTGTCGGCAACAACTCGCGAACGAGACCTGTCGATGAAGAAGGAGATCTACCGACAGCAGGCGGTGTCCTGGTATCTGATCGTCGACCCGGACGCGTCGACCATTGCTGCCTATCGTTTGAATGAAGGCGGCCGGTTCGAAGAAGTGGCTGACCGGGAACCGATCGTGATTGACCTCTGCGAGAACTGCCGTATCGAATTCAGCGAATCGCAGCTCTTTCGCTGA
- a CDS encoding D-TA family PLP-dependent enzyme produces MTSMLADNKLPDLRAGLLADVVTPSVIVLADRVRYNVDRMIDVAGSADRLRPHCKTHKMSAVVKILLEKGITRHKAATIAEVEMLADAGATDIVFAYNPVGPNIARVVEIAKRFPDVTFAVTADHEQPLRQLASAAAAAGVSVGVLLDVDPGLHRTGLDPRSNDALNLYRLISELAGVRPAGFHVYDGHQHQHTLDERRAAVMKEWPEVISLKRRCEDAGLAVPELLCGGTPTFPVYAELDEPAIALSPGTAIFHDAGYGQFDDLPFEPAALVATRVISRSAPNRVTVDLGNKSVAADPPKGARVVFPDLPDAKQVIHNEEHLVLETDRAKNFQPGDLLLGIPMHICPTIALHPDVTVIENGEITGRWEVTARNHRLTI; encoded by the coding sequence ATGACATCCATGCTCGCTGACAACAAACTACCCGACCTTCGCGCCGGGCTTCTGGCGGACGTGGTCACGCCGTCGGTGATCGTGCTGGCGGATCGAGTTCGGTACAACGTCGACCGGATGATCGACGTCGCCGGATCGGCCGATCGGCTGCGGCCGCACTGCAAGACGCATAAGATGTCCGCCGTGGTGAAGATTCTGCTCGAAAAGGGAATCACCCGGCACAAGGCGGCGACGATTGCCGAAGTGGAGATGCTGGCCGATGCCGGGGCCACCGACATCGTGTTCGCGTACAACCCTGTCGGTCCCAATATTGCTCGCGTGGTCGAAATCGCCAAACGGTTTCCTGATGTGACGTTTGCGGTCACGGCGGATCACGAGCAGCCTCTGCGGCAGCTTGCCAGCGCCGCTGCGGCAGCCGGAGTTTCCGTCGGCGTGCTGCTGGACGTTGACCCGGGGCTGCATCGAACAGGACTTGATCCCCGTTCGAACGACGCACTGAATCTGTACCGGCTGATATCGGAACTTGCCGGAGTCCGACCCGCGGGATTTCACGTGTACGATGGCCATCAGCACCAGCACACTCTGGACGAACGCCGAGCCGCCGTGATGAAGGAATGGCCCGAAGTCATCAGCCTGAAGCGTCGCTGCGAAGACGCGGGGCTTGCGGTTCCCGAACTGCTGTGCGGAGGGACTCCGACGTTTCCGGTCTACGCCGAACTGGATGAACCGGCGATCGCTCTCAGCCCCGGCACCGCCATTTTTCATGATGCCGGATACGGTCAGTTCGACGACCTGCCGTTCGAACCGGCGGCTTTGGTGGCGACTCGCGTCATCAGCCGGTCGGCGCCGAACCGGGTGACTGTGGATCTCGGCAACAAGTCTGTCGCCGCTGATCCTCCGAAGGGTGCCCGCGTCGTTTTTCCCGACCTGCCGGACGCCAAGCAGGTGATTCACAACGAGGAGCATCTGGTGCTGGAAACAGATCGGGCGAAGAACTTTCAGCCCGGCGATTTGCTGCTGGGGATTCCGATGCACATCTGCCCGACGATTGCTCTTCACCCGGATGTCACGGTGATTGAGAACGGTGAAATTACCGGTCGCTGGGAAGTCACCGCCCGCAACCATCGACTGACGATCTGA
- a CDS encoding NUDIX domain-containing protein, whose translation MELFDVVDELDRVVEQRPRGEVHAARLRHRAVHVFLVRGDGRMLIHLRTPTKEEFPSVWTSSASGHVSAGETYDESAARELTEELGIVAPLERLKKFDACPDTSMEFTVLYSAASDEPISADETEIAAIDWLETGEISRRIRDRPALFSPAFRLLFEWFDTVNRNST comes from the coding sequence ATGGAACTCTTCGACGTTGTTGACGAACTTGATCGTGTCGTGGAACAGCGGCCGCGCGGGGAAGTCCATGCGGCGCGACTGCGGCACCGCGCCGTTCATGTGTTTCTGGTCCGTGGCGACGGACGCATGCTGATTCACCTGCGAACGCCGACAAAGGAAGAATTCCCGTCCGTGTGGACGTCATCCGCTTCGGGACACGTCAGCGCAGGAGAAACCTACGACGAATCCGCGGCCAGGGAACTGACGGAGGAACTGGGGATCGTCGCGCCCCTGGAACGCTTGAAAAAATTCGACGCGTGCCCTGACACATCGATGGAATTCACGGTGCTGTATTCCGCGGCTTCCGATGAACCGATCAGCGCTGACGAAACCGAAATTGCCGCTATCGACTGGCTGGAAACCGGCGAGATTTCCAGACGCATTCGAGACCGTCCGGCGCTGTTTTCTCCGGCGTTTCGTCTGTTGTTCGAGTGGTTCGACACAGTGAACAGGAATTCAACCTGA
- a CDS encoding ECF-type sigma factor yields the protein MISPKSRTSRNNKRDEQPDDKRRLNGHTEDDQLDEGSVTFNIRMMRKGDKSSADFLWARFSRRLELLVKTRLHPRHRHVSDEEDVVLESLTELFRGLLDGKYSELFDRNDFWRLLVTVASRNVIDHVNHEKRQKRGGGHVRNESALTGGKHGGSQMSLLEQVESDCPPPDMQLMITEHCTALLESLNNDELRTIAIEKAAGATNQEVADTLGISLRSVERRVAEIRELWSRHGLVC from the coding sequence ATGATTAGCCCAAAGTCCAGGACCAGCCGTAACAACAAACGCGATGAACAGCCGGATGACAAGCGTCGGCTTAACGGCCACACGGAAGACGACCAGCTGGATGAAGGTTCCGTCACTTTCAACATTCGAATGATGCGAAAGGGTGACAAGAGCAGCGCCGACTTTTTGTGGGCTCGCTTTTCACGTCGTCTGGAATTGCTGGTGAAGACTCGTCTGCACCCGCGGCACCGGCATGTGTCGGACGAAGAGGATGTTGTTCTGGAATCACTGACGGAACTGTTCCGCGGCCTGCTGGACGGAAAGTACAGCGAACTTTTCGACCGGAACGACTTCTGGCGACTGCTGGTGACGGTTGCGTCGCGCAATGTGATCGACCACGTGAATCACGAAAAGCGTCAAAAGCGAGGCGGCGGTCATGTGCGGAACGAGTCGGCGCTGACCGGCGGAAAGCACGGCGGTTCACAGATGTCGCTGCTGGAACAGGTGGAATCGGATTGTCCGCCTCCGGATATGCAGTTGATGATTACGGAACACTGCACAGCGCTGCTGGAGTCTCTGAACAACGACGAACTGCGAACGATCGCGATCGAAAAGGCGGCGGGCGCTACGAATCAGGAAGTCGCCGACACCCTGGGGATCAGCCTGCGTTCCGTCGAACGCCGCGTCGCGGAGATTCGCGAACTGTGGAGCAGGCACGGCCTGGTCTGTTGA
- the truB gene encoding tRNA pseudouridine(55) synthase TruB produces MLNLNKPAGVTSRDVVNVVQRLAKPAKVGHAGTLDPMATGVLLVCVGQATRLISLLQQPSKTYLAEFKFGQRSDTDDNTGTIEQSPPPQATPSESRLREALTSFVGLIEQTPPAYSAVHVGGRRAYELARKGKDVELAARRVRVDLIELLNYEWPLATLRISCGSGTYIRSIARDLGEMLECGALMSALQRTRIGSFAVADAIDPQTLSPENLPANITPAIRIVDGIAAYVCTEEETECVAKGRVLELQKSRLTKASASESAARDVDPAPPQVALLSPCGTQLLALGEIRRQGRKIQPRTVFATGQ; encoded by the coding sequence GTGTTAAATCTGAACAAGCCTGCCGGTGTGACCTCGCGCGATGTGGTCAATGTCGTGCAGCGTCTGGCAAAGCCGGCCAAAGTCGGCCACGCGGGAACTCTTGATCCCATGGCCACGGGAGTCCTGCTGGTTTGTGTCGGCCAGGCCACACGCCTGATTTCGCTGCTGCAGCAGCCATCGAAAACGTACCTCGCGGAATTCAAATTCGGGCAGCGCAGTGATACCGATGACAATACCGGTACCATCGAACAGTCACCGCCGCCACAAGCGACTCCTTCGGAATCGCGGCTTCGCGAAGCACTGACGTCGTTTGTCGGCCTGATTGAACAAACGCCGCCGGCATATTCGGCAGTTCACGTTGGCGGACGCCGGGCGTACGAACTGGCTCGCAAAGGCAAAGACGTGGAACTGGCCGCCAGAAGAGTTCGAGTCGATTTGATTGAGTTACTGAACTACGAATGGCCGCTGGCGACGCTGCGGATCAGTTGCGGGTCCGGCACATACATCCGCTCGATCGCTCGCGACCTGGGCGAAATGCTGGAATGTGGAGCACTGATGTCCGCGCTGCAGCGAACGCGGATCGGGTCGTTTGCTGTTGCCGACGCGATCGATCCGCAGACTTTGTCGCCGGAAAACCTGCCGGCGAACATCACGCCGGCCATTCGAATCGTGGACGGGATCGCCGCGTACGTTTGCACGGAGGAGGAAACAGAATGCGTCGCCAAAGGACGTGTTCTGGAACTTCAGAAATCGCGTTTGACGAAAGCGTCAGCGTCAGAATCCGCCGCGCGCGATGTCGATCCGGCACCGCCACAAGTCGCTCTGTTGTCACCATGCGGGACGCAACTGCTGGCACTGGGGGAAATTCGGCGGCAGGGGCGGAAGATTCAGCCTCGCACCGTGTTCGCGACCGGTCAGTGA